The following proteins are co-located in the Candidatus Bathyarchaeota archaeon genome:
- a CDS encoding metallophosphoesterase, whose protein sequence is IDSFRTAVKEINSLSPDLIVVTGDLTEEGVRAQFQQAERELKGLRAERVIYISGNHDYRSTGYLLFREFFSFNQVTEIGDAVIVVLSSARPDRDDGEVGHRQNIWLEETLAKYRGWMKVVAIHHHIIPVPDT, encoded by the coding sequence ATAGACAGCTTCAGAACAGCCGTGAAGGAGATAAACTCCTTATCCCCAGACCTGATAGTGGTCACAGGAGACCTTACCGAGGAGGGAGTAAGGGCCCAGTTCCAGCAGGCCGAAAGAGAGCTAAAGGGGTTAAGGGCTGAGAGGGTCATCTACATCAGCGGAAACCATGATTACAGGTCTACGGGCTATCTGCTCTTCAGGGAGTTCTTCTCCTTCAACCAGGTGACCGAGATAGGCGACGCGGTTATAGTGGTCCTGAGCAGCGCCCGCCCGGACAGGGATGATGGGGAGGTCGGCCACAGGCAGAACATCTGGCTCGAGGAGACCCTGGCCAAGTATAGGGGTTGGATGAAGGTCGTGGCCATACATCACCATATAATCCCTGTACCCGATACA
- a CDS encoding metallophosphoesterase: DGGVCGHRHRPWGGGGEEMRVLHAGSVSCEKLRGFFHHSYNVIEIKDGMIDYKLKIVGGDYLDFKDIVKR; encoded by the coding sequence GACGGAGGCGTATGTGGCCATCGCCACAGACCCTGGGGTGGGGGGGGGGAGGAGATGAGGGTGTTACACGCCGGAAGCGTCTCATGCGAAAAACTCAGAGGATTCTTCCATCACAGCTATAATGTTATAGAGATAAAGGATGGGATGATTGATTATAAACTAAAAATTGTCGGCGGAGACTATCTAGATTTCAAGGATATAGTGAAGAGATGA
- a CDS encoding type II toxin-antitoxin system VapC family toxin encodes MKIFLDSSLLIYMNTMTNDERRHIEELFRKLLEEELFINMLVVDEVVYISRKYGIPYDATLIFLRSIILPYTEIIPIEEEDIRPFEEYLLKYDLRPSDALHLATMEKVGSNHIVTEDEEFDRVKEVERIWLNKGLDPQIF; translated from the coding sequence TTGAAGATATTCCTAGACTCAAGCCTCCTTATCTATATGAATACGATGACGAATGATGAGAGAAGGCACATCGAGGAGCTCTTCAGGAAACTCCTCGAAGAGGAGCTCTTCATAAACATGCTAGTCGTGGACGAAGTAGTTTACATATCTAGAAAGTATGGGATTCCATACGATGCCACGCTGATCTTCCTCAGAAGTATCATACTACCCTATACAGAGATAATACCCATCGAGGAAGAGGATATAAGACCCTTCGAAGAATATCTCCTCAAATACGATCTAAGGCCCTCCGACGCTTTACATCTAGCCACTATGGAGAAGGTAGGATCCAACCACATAGTAACCGAAGATGAAGAATTCGACAGAGTTAAAGAGGTTGAAAGAATCTGGCTCAACAAAGGTCTGGATCCTCAAATTTTCTAG
- a CDS encoding AbrB/MazE/SpoVT family DNA-binding domain-containing protein gives MVEFRVKVGNKGQILIPKLFRDRYGIEEGRLVIIEPTAEGILVRGRPPPEVIMAKLEEHAKKVREMGVIGPSLGELKEAYLEMEFEESRD, from the coding sequence ATGGTTGAATTTAGAGTGAAGGTCGGAAACAAGGGGCAGATACTCATCCCAAAGCTCTTCAGAGATAGATATGGGATTGAGGAAGGCCGTCTGGTCATAATAGAGCCTACTGCTGAGGGGATATTGGTGAGGGGGAGGCCGCCACCAGAAGTGATAATGGCTAAACTTGAGGAGCACGCGAAAAAGGTGAGGGAAATGGGGGTGATTGGCCCAAGCCTAGGCGAACTGAAAGAGGCCTACCTTGAAATGGAGTTCGAGGAGAGCAGGGATTGA
- the trxA gene encoding thioredoxin — protein MMEKFRFNKNEALPGSPIEVDDKNFDEVIRSNPIVVVDCWASWCGPCRIVAPIVEELAKEYNGRILFGKLNVDDNRWISLKYNVMSIPTFLVFKNGKIIDRIIGALSRNMLEQEIKKHL, from the coding sequence ATGATGGAGAAATTTAGGTTTAATAAAAATGAAGCTTTGCCTGGAAGTCCAATCGAGGTGGATGATAAAAATTTTGATGAGGTGATTCGCAGCAATCCTATCGTTGTCGTTGATTGCTGGGCTTCCTGGTGTGGACCATGTAGAATAGTTGCACCCATAGTTGAGGAACTAGCTAAAGAATATAATGGAAGAATATTGTTTGGGAAACTTAATGTTGATGATAATAGATGGATTAGTCTAAAGTATAACGTAATGAGTATCCCAACATTTCTTGTATTTAAAAATGGAAAAATTATAGATAGAATAATAGGAGCATTATCTAGGAATATGCTTGAGCAAGAGATAAAAAAGCATTTATAA
- a CDS encoding radical SAM protein: MVLGNLVFGPVPSRRLGRSLGINNIPPKTCSYSCIYCQLGKTDNLIIERKNFYNTEDIFVQVRKKVEECNLRNEKIDYLTFVPDGEPTLDVNLGREISLLKSIGNKIAVISNASLIWREDVIKDLLDADVVSIKIDAISRDLWKKINRPHKNLNLQVILDGIKRFSRLFKGKIISETMLIKNVNYKEELINIADFLDGLDSLDRAYIAIPTRPPAEKWVKPADEETVNAAFQIFSERLGVERVEYLIGYEGNSFSFTGNIEEDLLSIMAVHPMREEAIKNLLKKANAGWQLIEDLLNDEIIMKVRYEGNTYYMRKFKR; encoded by the coding sequence ATGGTTCTGGGGAATCTGGTCTTCGGCCCTGTGCCCTCAAGGCGTCTGGGGAGAAGTTTAGGAATAAATAACATACCTCCAAAAACCTGTTCCTATTCATGTATCTACTGCCAGCTTGGAAAAACTGACAACTTGATTATTGAAAGGAAAAATTTCTATAATACAGAGGATATTTTTGTTCAAGTTAGAAAGAAAGTTGAAGAATGTAATTTGAGAAATGAGAAAATTGATTACTTAACATTTGTTCCAGATGGAGAACCCACCCTAGATGTAAATTTAGGAAGAGAAATATCTCTCTTGAAGAGTATTGGAAATAAAATAGCAGTAATATCAAATGCGTCTCTTATATGGAGAGAAGATGTTATAAAAGATCTGCTTGATGCTGACGTAGTTTCTATAAAAATAGACGCTATAAGTAGAGATCTTTGGAAAAAGATAAATAGGCCTCACAAAAATTTAAATTTACAAGTTATTCTTGATGGTATAAAAAGGTTTTCAAGACTGTTTAAAGGAAAGATTATAAGTGAAACCATGCTTATCAAGAATGTAAATTATAAAGAGGAACTCATTAACATAGCAGATTTTCTAGATGGCCTTGACAGTTTGGATAGGGCTTATATCGCTATACCCACAAGGCCTCCGGCGGAGAAATGGGTTAAGCCTGCTGATGAAGAGACGGTGAATGCTGCCTTTCAAATCTTCTCTGAAAGGCTTGGAGTTGAAAGGGTGGAATACCTGATCGGATATGAGGGAAACTCCTTCAGTTTCACGGGAAATATTGAAGAAGACCTGCTCAGCATAATGGCTGTCCATCCTATGAGAGAAGAAGCAATAAAAAATTTATTGAAAAAGGCTAATGCTGGTTGGCAATTAATTGAGGATCTTCTAAATGATGAAATAATTATGAAAGTTAGATATGAAGGAAACACATATTATATGAGAAAGTTTAAAAGATGA